A window of the Anaerolineae bacterium genome harbors these coding sequences:
- a CDS encoding sugar ABC transporter substrate-binding protein produces MKRLSTLLTLLVLLSLVLAACAPSAPAPEPAAEEPAAEAPAAEEPAAAEPAAEEPAAEEPAAEEPAAEEPAEPIALKMTAWDIGTTPYWQAVVDAYQAQNPNVTVELIDISSAEYQDKVNIMLSGGDETDIITIKDIPGYSAMLTRGQIIPLESYIEADGLDLSVYSGAAEELTFEGSIYGLPFRSDIWILYYNKDLFDKAGVDYPTNDMTWKEFDQIARQMTSGEGADKVYGAHFHTWRSTVELATVQDGKNTVIATDYSFMKPMYDMVVAMQDDDIIMDYGELKAGSVHYSGVFKNQQIAMLPMGSWFIGSLIAAKNAGEIDFNWDVVKYPHPEGVEPGTTAGTLTSLAINTNSKNKDAAWDFIKFYGGPEGAKALAATGNLPAMRNAEILGVFSSLEGVPPGATEALQTATVRLELPMHPKVGAVEQILNEEHDLIMTESVPVDEGIASMTSRISEALSQ; encoded by the coding sequence ATGAAACGTTTATCTACTCTGTTAACCCTGCTTGTTTTGTTGTCGCTAGTTTTGGCGGCGTGTGCGCCCTCTGCCCCGGCCCCCGAGCCGGCAGCTGAAGAACCGGCGGCCGAAGCGCCAGCGGCCGAAGAACCGGCAGCCGCAGAGCCAGCGGCCGAAGAACCGGCGGCTGAAGAACCAGCAGCCGAAGAACCGGCGGCTGAAGAACCAGCAGAACCTATTGCTCTCAAGATGACGGCATGGGATATCGGCACCACTCCCTATTGGCAGGCCGTGGTAGACGCTTATCAAGCCCAAAATCCCAACGTCACCGTGGAATTGATTGACATTTCTTCGGCCGAGTATCAGGATAAGGTCAATATCATGCTCTCGGGTGGCGACGAGACTGATATCATCACGATCAAAGATATTCCTGGTTATTCCGCCATGCTAACTCGGGGTCAGATTATACCGCTGGAAAGCTACATCGAAGCGGATGGGCTTGACCTGAGTGTCTATAGCGGCGCGGCCGAAGAGCTGACCTTCGAAGGCTCGATCTACGGCCTTCCGTTCCGCAGCGATATTTGGATCCTTTACTATAACAAGGATCTCTTTGACAAGGCCGGCGTTGACTATCCCACCAATGACATGACGTGGAAAGAATTTGATCAAATAGCGCGCCAGATGACCAGCGGCGAAGGCGCCGATAAGGTCTATGGCGCCCATTTTCACACTTGGCGCTCGACCGTTGAGCTGGCAACGGTGCAGGATGGCAAGAACACGGTCATCGCCACCGATTACAGCTTCATGAAACCGATGTACGACATGGTTGTGGCTATGCAGGATGATGACATCATCATGGATTATGGCGAGTTGAAGGCGGGCAGTGTCCACTACTCGGGCGTCTTCAAGAACCAACAGATTGCCATGCTCCCGATGGGGTCCTGGTTCATCGGCTCGCTGATTGCGGCCAAAAACGCGGGTGAGATAGATTTTAACTGGGACGTGGTGAAGTACCCGCACCCTGAAGGGGTCGAGCCCGGAACAACCGCCGGCACGCTGACTTCCCTGGCCATCAACACGAACTCGAAGAACAAAGATGCTGCCTGGGATTTTATCAAGTTCTACGGCGGCCCCGAAGGAGCCAAAGCCCTGGCCGCTACCGGCAATCTCCCGGCCATGCGCAATGCGGAGATACTCGGAGTCTTTTCCTCCCTCGAGGGAGTTCCGCCCGGAGCCACCGAGGCCTTGCAGACAGCGACCGTTCGCCTCGAACTCCCGATGCACCCCAAAGTAGGCGCAGTTGAACAGATCTTGAACGAGGAACACGACCTGATCATGACCGAATCTGTCCCCGTGGACGAAGGGATTGCGTCAATGACCAGCCGTATCTCAGAAGCGCTGAGTCAATAA